A stretch of Kyrpidia spormannii DNA encodes these proteins:
- a CDS encoding ComEC/Rec2 family competence protein, which translates to MIPLSTSQLFPLFGIWTAAWAALGQSAPVGWGGAALSAAVLLWGWMMDTRRRRSWVQPEGIWPWMRFYLYRWESVALGLAMAACFAGGQVSAPAVPPLDGWIGEPVEVAARVVAVLPRIPGANPSVEAELVRLFHSRGSAESCRGVRVRMEMPVPVVEGDWIEARIRLSPPPAPRAPFPHGVADPWERAELLYRAKLESPPSVRSTWRSVPGKARRAFEKVWSGRVKSSSEPLLKAMVLGDTSDLDPALSEAFALTGVAHVVAVSGAHLHVVLWPLRRWLEGRTSPRTRFFWLASTAFCYAALTGGSPSAMRAAAMATYVGMGEALGRRQGPLHAWGVTLAAESLLHPKWVFDLGFQLSYAATWGIFVLAPALRSAMGKGPGWILELVAVAGAAEIAICPISFSSFYVWNGWTLLANLWVPPAGALLLGTGLVSLLTAPSPVLSDGAMLIADLLAQSIIGGVTAMDGDRRWLLRLGELPLWIWALYGGGVLWALSRWGKGQRTGRFCTVVFCAVVVLSARAVPEQMVVFALDGGSAIFLESQGVRELICRDDRGDLEMVIVPYLRRLGVYKLDRVWLATFEESGGTRSSGSGLEVLKRRLAPERVLPWDRNHFMRVEIGGHPIWVGGWPPQILLPGRLVVDVHPGEPLPGFTGLERRWSTKAYSGLLIQSEGRGNVAIRGIRGTISTPSRGLGLSFPLGLSPSVRPRLNLNCLQAGL; encoded by the coding sequence GTGATTCCGCTTTCTACATCCCAGCTATTTCCCCTGTTTGGCATCTGGACCGCCGCGTGGGCAGCCTTGGGGCAGTCAGCCCCTGTGGGGTGGGGCGGGGCAGCCTTGTCGGCCGCAGTCCTGCTGTGGGGATGGATGATGGATACCCGTCGCCGACGGAGCTGGGTCCAACCTGAGGGTATATGGCCATGGATGCGTTTTTACTTGTATCGCTGGGAAAGTGTGGCTCTCGGGCTGGCGATGGCCGCGTGTTTTGCCGGGGGACAGGTGTCCGCCCCCGCGGTTCCACCGTTGGATGGGTGGATAGGTGAACCTGTTGAAGTGGCAGCGCGGGTCGTTGCAGTTTTGCCCCGGATACCCGGTGCCAATCCATCCGTGGAGGCGGAATTGGTACGACTCTTTCACAGCAGGGGTTCCGCCGAATCGTGCAGAGGGGTGCGGGTGCGAATGGAGATGCCTGTGCCCGTGGTTGAAGGGGACTGGATCGAGGCCCGGATCCGTCTCAGTCCCCCTCCGGCGCCCAGGGCTCCATTTCCTCATGGCGTAGCAGACCCGTGGGAAAGAGCGGAACTGTTGTACCGGGCAAAACTGGAGTCTCCTCCTAGCGTACGGTCGACTTGGCGCAGTGTGCCGGGGAAGGCTCGAAGGGCATTCGAAAAGGTGTGGTCGGGGAGGGTGAAGTCTTCATCGGAACCACTCCTCAAAGCGATGGTGTTAGGAGATACCAGCGATTTGGACCCCGCGCTCAGCGAGGCCTTTGCTTTGACCGGCGTGGCCCACGTGGTGGCGGTCTCCGGCGCGCATCTGCACGTGGTGCTGTGGCCTCTCAGGCGATGGTTGGAAGGGCGCACATCCCCCAGGACACGGTTTTTTTGGCTTGCCAGCACAGCGTTTTGCTACGCAGCCCTAACCGGGGGTAGCCCTTCGGCGATGCGGGCGGCGGCGATGGCGACTTATGTGGGGATGGGGGAGGCCTTGGGGCGGCGTCAGGGTCCGCTACACGCGTGGGGAGTGACTCTAGCGGCGGAATCCCTTTTGCACCCCAAGTGGGTCTTTGATCTCGGATTTCAGCTTTCGTACGCGGCCACGTGGGGCATCTTCGTTTTGGCGCCCGCTTTGCGAAGCGCGATGGGAAAAGGACCGGGCTGGATCCTGGAACTCGTCGCTGTGGCCGGCGCCGCAGAGATCGCCATTTGTCCGATTTCGTTTTCCAGCTTCTATGTGTGGAATGGATGGACGCTTTTGGCGAATCTCTGGGTTCCTCCTGCGGGTGCTCTGTTGTTGGGAACCGGTCTCGTGTCTTTGCTCACAGCGCCCAGTCCTGTACTCAGCGACGGAGCGATGTTGATCGCCGACCTTTTGGCCCAAAGTATCATCGGAGGTGTCACGGCGATGGACGGCGACCGGCGCTGGCTTCTCCGGCTGGGTGAACTCCCGCTATGGATCTGGGCCCTGTACGGGGGCGGGGTGTTGTGGGCATTGAGCCGCTGGGGAAAGGGCCAGCGCACGGGCCGATTTTGTACGGTCGTTTTTTGTGCTGTGGTGGTCCTCTCCGCCCGGGCGGTACCAGAGCAGATGGTGGTCTTTGCCCTGGACGGCGGTTCGGCAATCTTTTTGGAATCACAAGGGGTTCGGGAATTGATTTGCAGGGATGACAGAGGGGATCTCGAGATGGTGATTGTCCCGTATCTCCGTCGGTTGGGCGTGTACAAGTTGGACCGGGTGTGGCTGGCTACTTTTGAAGAGTCCGGGGGAACTCGGAGTTCCGGGTCGGGGTTAGAGGTTCTAAAACGCCGACTGGCTCCGGAGCGAGTATTACCATGGGATAGGAATCACTTTATGCGCGTAGAGATCGGCGGCCACCCGATATGGGTGGGCGGTTGGCCCCCACAGATTCTCCTTCCAGGTCGACTTGTCGTGGATGTTCACCCAGGGGAGCCCTTGCCCGGGTTTACAGGGCTAGAGCGTCGGTGGTCGACAAAGGCCTATTCAGGTCTTCTCATTCAGAGCGAGGGTCGGGGAAACGTGGCCATACGTGGAATCCGAGGGACCATTTCAACGCCTTCCCGCGGGCTCGGCCTGTCGTTCCCCCTCGGTCTGTCGCCCTCCGTCCGGCCGCGCCTTAACCTGAACTGCTTGCAGGCTGGCCTGTAA
- the spoIIP gene encoding stage II sporulation protein P gives MRKSSFRIVTFHAPRRGLKFSVTAWLVVASAALLASALWFLPGPAGGSGLFGAVDALTWSSVVRQGVPLMDQSSSPAQVAGEQSWAAFLFYHLTDVDPTRPTSILGWTVPGMAFTDYPIAVDGRTVDLRPPEDGAPSPGLFQHEQPTSSSSSTAPNLSSTSSDPLVYVYHTHNRESFLPMLPGRTSFDDAYDKAKNITLIGTALVDDLKKLGITAIHTTVDYWPMGDYSKMYGFSRKTVNEVLQKYPGLKLIIDMHRDSDPRDLTTTTINGQTYAKIRIIIGGNNPNYQANERLAEVLKGELDRLYPHLVRDIWAKRSTTYDATYNQDLSPNMLLIEIGGPENTEAELDRTATCLADGIAALLKDQGDLRLAR, from the coding sequence ATGCGCAAATCGTCTTTCCGAATTGTGACATTTCACGCGCCCCGGAGGGGGTTGAAATTCTCCGTCACCGCATGGCTTGTCGTGGCTTCCGCGGCGCTTCTTGCTTCCGCATTGTGGTTTCTACCGGGACCCGCCGGAGGCTCTGGCTTGTTCGGTGCCGTGGACGCCCTAACCTGGTCCTCGGTGGTGCGCCAAGGCGTGCCGTTGATGGATCAATCCTCTAGCCCCGCCCAGGTGGCCGGTGAACAATCCTGGGCTGCCTTTCTTTTTTATCACTTGACTGACGTCGATCCGACCCGCCCGACGAGCATCCTGGGATGGACGGTACCCGGCATGGCTTTTACCGACTACCCCATCGCTGTCGATGGTCGGACTGTCGACCTGCGTCCTCCTGAAGACGGGGCTCCCTCCCCTGGACTTTTTCAACACGAACAGCCCACCTCCAGCTCTTCCTCCACGGCGCCCAACCTTTCGTCGACGTCGTCGGATCCGTTGGTTTACGTGTATCACACCCACAATCGGGAATCGTTTTTGCCCATGCTTCCTGGGCGCACCAGTTTTGATGACGCTTATGACAAGGCGAAAAACATCACCCTCATCGGGACCGCATTGGTGGATGACCTCAAAAAATTGGGCATTACCGCGATTCACACCACGGTGGACTACTGGCCCATGGGGGATTACAGCAAAATGTACGGCTTCTCCCGGAAGACGGTCAACGAAGTGCTGCAAAAATACCCGGGTCTTAAGCTCATCATCGACATGCACCGGGACTCCGACCCCCGGGATCTGACCACGACGACGATCAACGGTCAGACCTATGCGAAAATCCGCATCATCATTGGCGGCAATAATCCTAACTACCAGGCCAACGAGCGACTTGCCGAGGTACTGAAAGGGGAACTCGACCGCCTGTATCCTCATCTGGTCCGGGACATCTGGGCAAAGCGCAGCACCACCTACGACGCCACTTACAACCAGGACCTTTCTCCCAACATGCTGCTGATTGAAATCGGCGGTCCGGAAAATACCGAGGCTGAATTGGATCGCACGGCAACGTGTCTCGCAGACGGCATCGCGGCCTTGCTGAAGGACCAGGGAGATCTGCGTTTAGCCCGCTGA
- a CDS encoding alpha/beta-type small acid-soluble spore protein encodes MPRRRRILVPEARPALDRLKRDLMEEEGLASNKGSDQPLEEEVAGQLGIPLGKGDDGELTTRQAGKVGGAMGGPLVRKLIEIAQQQLVETGQYMPGTKREGLPPRDAGPGR; translated from the coding sequence ATGCCCCGAAGACGCCGAATCCTCGTGCCGGAAGCCCGTCCCGCCCTGGATCGGTTAAAGCGTGATTTGATGGAAGAAGAAGGGCTTGCATCAAACAAGGGAAGTGACCAACCTCTTGAAGAGGAGGTGGCGGGCCAGCTAGGCATTCCCTTGGGGAAAGGCGATGACGGGGAGTTGACCACTCGTCAGGCCGGCAAGGTCGGGGGAGCCATGGGGGGACCCCTCGTCCGCAAACTCATCGAAATCGCCCAACAGCAGCTGGTTGAGACAGGCCAATACATGCCGGGAACAAAGCGGGAGGGATTGCCCCCTCGGGATGCCGGGCCGGGGCGATGA
- a CDS encoding ComEA family DNA-binding protein gives MAWARNVGRAVRKGWWALLLVLVAGAWFLWSEGVQPGSDALPAVVETELLAGRGPGAPSSRTIAVDVKGAVQTPGVYQLPPGSRVKEALDAAGGALEAAELAGINLAAKLEDGAMVVVPVKPTAVTEAGHPSLPEANLHGEQAGGTNAQAALTSAESAPATSGSGGIVHINSGSVDDIDRLPGIGKSKAEAIVQYRLEHGPFSSVDRLEDVPGIGPKLVERIRSQVDLQ, from the coding sequence ATGGCTTGGGCACGAAATGTGGGAAGGGCGGTTCGAAAGGGCTGGTGGGCCTTACTGCTTGTTCTGGTGGCGGGGGCGTGGTTTCTGTGGAGTGAAGGAGTTCAGCCCGGTTCCGATGCTCTTCCGGCAGTGGTCGAAACGGAGCTCCTGGCCGGGCGGGGGCCGGGTGCCCCGAGCTCCCGAACGATCGCCGTGGACGTGAAGGGGGCGGTTCAAACGCCGGGGGTGTACCAATTGCCGCCTGGCTCTCGGGTAAAGGAGGCCCTGGATGCGGCGGGGGGAGCTCTAGAAGCGGCGGAGCTCGCCGGGATCAACCTCGCGGCCAAACTGGAGGATGGCGCCATGGTGGTGGTGCCCGTCAAACCCACGGCGGTCACCGAGGCAGGCCATCCGTCTTTGCCGGAGGCAAACCTTCACGGCGAACAGGCAGGCGGAACGAATGCGCAGGCCGCATTGACCTCGGCGGAATCAGCACCTGCAACCTCAGGATCAGGCGGGATCGTCCACATCAACTCTGGTAGTGTGGATGATATCGATCGCCTGCCCGGCATCGGGAAGAGCAAAGCCGAAGCGATTGTGCAGTATCGTTTAGAGCACGGGCCGTTTTCTTCTGTCGATCGCCTGGAGGACGTGCCGGGCATTGGGCCCAAACTGGTGGAGCGGATCCGGTCACAGGTTGATTTGCAGTGA
- the rpsT gene encoding 30S ribosomal protein S20 — MPNIKSAIKRVQITRKRTLRNASLKSMLRTSIKKFHVTLQSGNLEAAERQLREAIRRIDKSVTKGILHRNAAARKKSRLTRKFQAAVKEQQTQQTA, encoded by the coding sequence TTGCCGAACATTAAATCCGCCATCAAGCGGGTACAGATCACTCGGAAGCGCACGCTCCGTAATGCCTCGTTGAAATCAATGCTCCGGACGTCAATTAAAAAATTCCACGTGACGTTGCAGAGCGGGAATCTCGAGGCTGCGGAACGTCAACTGCGGGAAGCCATCCGGCGCATCGATAAATCGGTGACAAAAGGAATTCTGCACCGGAATGCGGCGGCGAGGAAAAAGTCTCGCTTGACTCGAAAGTTCCAGGCAGCGGTGAAGGAACAGCAGACCCAACAAACGGCCTGA
- the gpr gene encoding GPR endopeptidase, with translation MHRTNPYAWRRFGEFVEWTHRGQVPEPQGEQQASDPRVDLAVEAHELAGGGDIPGVDVETWSEEGITVTRMHVQDEQAARRVGKEPGRYSTLEVPGLRKRDPDLQERVSARMAEELARFIELPDTESALVVGLGNWNVTADSLGPLVVEKLFVTRHLFHHIPDLMGDGYRSVSAVAPGVLGITGIETMEIVRGIVEHVKPKLVVAVDALASRSTKRVNTTIQIADTGVHPGSGVGNRRKGLTRETLGVPVIAIGVPTVVEATTIIHDALDYLLQRLSREVSDQLRPVLNTFDVAEKQKWITDILDPLGDNLVVTPKEIDAFVDDAAHIVATGLNVAFHPAISLEDAALFTH, from the coding sequence GTGCACAGAACGAACCCCTATGCTTGGAGGCGGTTTGGTGAGTTTGTGGAGTGGACACATCGGGGACAAGTGCCGGAACCCCAAGGGGAACAGCAGGCATCGGACCCCCGGGTGGACCTGGCGGTGGAAGCCCACGAGTTGGCCGGCGGCGGCGACATTCCCGGGGTGGACGTGGAAACCTGGTCCGAAGAAGGAATCACGGTGACCCGGATGCACGTACAGGATGAGCAGGCCGCCCGGCGGGTCGGCAAAGAGCCGGGACGGTACAGCACCCTTGAGGTGCCGGGCCTTCGCAAACGGGACCCCGACCTGCAAGAGCGGGTGTCGGCCCGGATGGCGGAGGAGTTGGCGAGGTTCATCGAACTGCCCGACACCGAGTCCGCACTGGTGGTGGGTCTTGGCAACTGGAATGTTACGGCGGACTCCCTCGGTCCCCTGGTGGTGGAAAAACTATTTGTCACCCGCCATCTTTTCCACCATATCCCCGATCTCATGGGAGACGGATACCGGAGCGTCAGCGCGGTGGCACCCGGAGTGCTCGGCATCACGGGCATTGAGACGATGGAGATCGTCCGGGGCATTGTCGAACACGTCAAACCCAAACTGGTGGTGGCCGTGGACGCTTTGGCTTCCCGGTCGACCAAACGGGTGAATACCACGATTCAAATTGCGGATACCGGCGTCCACCCCGGATCGGGAGTGGGAAATCGACGGAAAGGCCTGACCCGGGAAACCCTCGGTGTGCCGGTCATCGCTATCGGCGTCCCCACGGTGGTGGAAGCCACTACGATTATTCACGATGCCTTGGATTACCTGTTGCAACGACTAAGTCGAGAAGTTTCCGACCAGTTGCGCCCGGTTTTGAACACCTTCGACGTAGCGGAGAAACAAAAATGGATCACGGATATTCTCGATCCTTTGGGAGACAACCTGGTGGTCACGCCAAAGGAAATCGACGCCTTTGTGGACGATGCCGCCCACATCGTGGCGACAGGATTAAACGTGGCCTTCCATCCCGCCATTAGTCTGGAAGATGCTGCGCTGTTTACGCACTAA
- the ku gene encoding non-homologous end joining protein Ku, with protein sequence MVGNRSIGGTIKVVQSPELEGSQVRALWKGSISFGLVNIPIKLYAAVEDRDIHFRQLHNRCKTPIQYKKWCAHCNETVTADEIVRGYEWRPGEFVILTDDDLAHLPLPSLHTVEITQFVRVGEVDPIYFERTYYLSPQEFGEKPYQLLHRAMQETDLAALAKIALRSKEHLAILRCYNHVLALSMLHFPDELRSTAELPNLAGIEVKAAELEMAKELINRLSSPFHPEAFHNEYGEALREYIASRVSENQVVQVRPPEKNVVDLMEALQASLQAVQVKARPDGGRQTEGERQAEPAGRR encoded by the coding sequence GTGGTTGGAAATCGATCCATCGGCGGCACAATAAAAGTGGTTCAGTCTCCGGAACTGGAGGGATCCCAGGTGCGGGCTCTGTGGAAAGGCAGTATCTCTTTTGGTTTGGTCAATATTCCCATCAAGTTGTATGCGGCTGTCGAAGATCGGGACATCCATTTCCGACAATTGCACAACCGGTGTAAAACACCCATTCAGTATAAAAAATGGTGTGCGCACTGTAACGAGACGGTCACAGCGGACGAGATCGTCCGCGGGTACGAGTGGAGGCCGGGTGAGTTTGTGATCCTCACCGACGACGACCTTGCACACCTGCCCCTTCCAAGCCTGCACACCGTTGAAATCACGCAGTTTGTGCGAGTCGGCGAAGTGGACCCCATCTATTTCGAAAGAACGTATTATCTATCGCCCCAGGAATTCGGAGAAAAGCCCTACCAGTTGCTGCACCGAGCGATGCAAGAGACCGATCTCGCCGCCTTGGCCAAAATCGCCCTGCGCAGCAAAGAACACTTGGCCATCCTTCGCTGTTATAACCATGTGCTCGCCCTGTCGATGCTTCACTTCCCCGATGAATTGCGATCTACGGCGGAACTTCCAAACTTAGCCGGCATTGAAGTTAAAGCGGCTGAACTCGAAATGGCCAAGGAGCTGATCAATCGGCTGTCGAGCCCCTTTCATCCCGAGGCGTTCCATAACGAGTACGGGGAGGCTCTTCGGGAATATATCGCTTCCCGCGTGTCCGAAAACCAAGTGGTTCAGGTGCGGCCTCCCGAAAAAAATGTGGTCGACCTCATGGAGGCCTTACAGGCCAGCCTGCAAGCAGTTCAGGTTAAGGCGCGGCCGGACGGAGGGCGACAGACCGAGGGGGAACGACAGGCCGAGCCCGCGGGAAGGCGTTGA
- a CDS encoding NAD(P)/FAD-dependent oxidoreductase: MEKQILILGAGYGGVKTACGLQRQDIPFALVNDQPYHQFTTLMHEVAGGRDHPDDYRIALQDLIDPRVGKIRIGTVSAIDWKGRRVQVDGAPLEYDVLVVALGSETEFFGIPGLQKYSVQLWGFDSALDIRRRMVELVKKATAEHPVNVIVGGGGLTGVELTGELADWIPHLSRQYGVHPEHIHLILIEAMETIVPMLDVELQRRARQVLEQKGVQVRTGTKVAEVKEGQVLFDDHPPLSYSLFIWTGGVRGNRLLGESGFPVDRKGRVPVDPVFHPKGMSDVFVIGDCAAFPGPDGRPLPPTAQLATQMGDHLAQNIGLLLKGRPLNAFHPHLRGTLASLGRGQGIGEVGNWKLAGGTARFLKEANKARYLWSIGGWKTFSRKRGQIRWA, translated from the coding sequence ATGGAGAAGCAAATTTTGATTCTAGGTGCGGGTTACGGCGGTGTAAAAACGGCGTGTGGGCTGCAGCGCCAGGACATACCTTTTGCACTCGTGAACGATCAACCGTACCACCAATTTACTACTTTAATGCACGAAGTCGCGGGCGGCCGGGATCACCCCGACGATTACCGGATAGCGCTACAGGATCTGATCGACCCCCGGGTCGGCAAGATTCGCATCGGCACCGTTTCCGCCATCGATTGGAAAGGTCGGAGGGTACAAGTGGATGGGGCACCGTTAGAATATGATGTGCTGGTGGTAGCCCTGGGCAGTGAAACCGAATTTTTTGGAATTCCTGGACTGCAAAAGTACAGTGTCCAGTTGTGGGGGTTCGATTCGGCCCTGGATATTCGACGGCGGATGGTGGAGTTGGTGAAAAAAGCGACTGCGGAGCATCCCGTGAACGTGATCGTCGGCGGTGGCGGGTTAACCGGAGTGGAACTCACGGGGGAATTGGCAGATTGGATTCCCCATCTTTCTCGTCAGTACGGCGTGCACCCGGAACATATTCACCTGATCTTGATTGAAGCCATGGAGACAATTGTCCCCATGCTCGATGTTGAACTGCAACGCCGGGCGAGGCAGGTCTTGGAGCAAAAAGGCGTTCAAGTGAGAACGGGCACAAAAGTGGCAGAAGTGAAGGAGGGACAAGTGCTCTTCGACGATCACCCCCCCTTGAGTTATTCCTTGTTTATTTGGACCGGCGGGGTTCGGGGCAATCGCTTGCTCGGGGAAAGTGGTTTCCCGGTGGACCGAAAGGGGCGGGTCCCCGTGGATCCCGTATTTCATCCGAAGGGTATGTCCGATGTGTTCGTGATCGGGGACTGCGCGGCTTTCCCAGGTCCGGATGGGCGTCCTCTTCCACCGACAGCACAATTGGCGACCCAGATGGGCGATCATTTGGCTCAAAACATCGGGCTTCTCCTCAAGGGGCGGCCGCTGAACGCCTTTCACCCGCATCTGAGAGGGACACTTGCTTCTTTGGGCCGCGGCCAAGGCATTGGCGAGGTGGGGAATTGGAAGTTGGCGGGCGGAACGGCGAGATTTTTAAAAGAAGCCAATAAAGCGCGGTATTTGTGGAGCATTGGGGGATGGAAAACGTTCTCTCGCAAACGCGGACAGATCCGCTGGGCGTGA
- the holA gene encoding DNA polymerase III subunit delta, with amino-acid sequence MYWDSWIREIRGGILAPVYVLGGPESYVARMVVEELENACGLSAPELNLGRYDLSETPIQQVVLEARTTPFFSDRRLVIATGGEALSGRSKVPHDLTSWEEYVADPSPTAVVVLLFGDHKMDERKKWVRRVKEAGRWWMCPSPKESELTAWVNKEVQRRGFHMGADAVNRLILLSGGHLELIAGELDKLSLYAPGKAISREDVDLLVVPFPEQDIFRWVDDVVRLDMDRALTGLDRLLKQKENPFKLLMLLARQFRLMYHALNEYKSGHVNTDLSAQLGVRPYALKIALEQGRRYTLRQLSDVLQWLADADADIKTGRRTDRAALNDFVVTLPIRLKGGEWNAPKTPNPRAGSPSRPGSVKA; translated from the coding sequence ATGTATTGGGATTCGTGGATTCGAGAGATCCGCGGTGGAATTCTGGCACCGGTCTACGTCTTGGGGGGGCCCGAGAGCTATGTCGCCCGCATGGTCGTCGAGGAATTGGAAAACGCCTGCGGGTTGTCGGCTCCGGAATTGAATCTGGGGCGATACGATCTGTCCGAAACGCCGATTCAGCAGGTCGTCCTTGAGGCGCGCACCACCCCGTTTTTTAGCGATCGCCGTCTCGTGATCGCGACCGGAGGCGAGGCCCTTTCCGGTCGGTCGAAAGTGCCTCACGATCTGACAAGTTGGGAAGAGTATGTGGCTGACCCCTCCCCGACGGCGGTCGTCGTGCTTCTCTTCGGCGATCACAAAATGGATGAGCGGAAAAAATGGGTCCGCAGAGTGAAGGAAGCGGGACGCTGGTGGATGTGTCCTTCCCCAAAGGAATCAGAACTGACCGCCTGGGTGAACAAAGAAGTCCAGCGCCGGGGTTTTCACATGGGAGCGGACGCCGTCAACCGATTGATCCTCCTGTCCGGCGGCCATTTGGAATTGATCGCTGGAGAATTGGATAAATTATCCTTGTATGCGCCGGGAAAAGCGATTTCTCGGGAAGATGTCGACCTATTGGTCGTCCCCTTCCCCGAACAGGATATTTTCCGATGGGTGGACGATGTGGTCCGTCTAGACATGGACCGGGCTTTAACCGGATTGGACCGACTCCTCAAGCAAAAGGAAAATCCCTTTAAGCTCTTGATGCTCCTGGCCAGGCAGTTTCGACTGATGTATCACGCGCTGAATGAATACAAATCCGGACATGTCAACACCGACCTCTCCGCACAGCTCGGCGTTCGACCTTATGCTTTAAAAATAGCTCTGGAGCAGGGGCGCCGTTATACACTCCGGCAACTGAGCGACGTGTTGCAATGGCTGGCCGACGCCGATGCGGACATCAAAACTGGGCGCCGTACCGATCGCGCCGCATTGAATGATTTCGTTGTCACCCTGCCAATTCGATTAAAAGGAGGAGAGTGGAATGCCCCGAAGACGCCGAATCCTCGTGCCGGAAGCCCGTCCCGCCCTGGATCGGTTAAAGCGTGA
- the lepA gene encoding translation elongation factor 4 — MDPRDRQKRIRNFCIIAHIDHGKSTLADRILEYTGALTAREMHDQVLDQMDLERERGITIKLQAVRLEYRASDGEAYILHLIDTPGHVDFSYEVSRSLAACEGALLVVDAAQGIEAQTLANVYLALENDLEIIPVINKIDLPSAEPERVKREIEEVIGLDAEGAILASAKEGIGIREILEAIVHSVPAPAGDPAAPLQALIFDSHYDSYKGVIIYVRVVNGTLRPGMKIRMMATGAEFEVAEVGTFRPKMTSVPELSVGDVGFVAAAIKNVRDTRVGDTVTDALRPAREPLPGYRKVHPMVFCGLYPVDSNDYQDLREALEKLELNDASLSYEPETSGALGFGFRCGFLGLLHMEIVQERLEREYGLQLITTAPSVIYHVYTTAGEMIPVDNPSRMPDASRIERIEEPYVKASVIVPKDYVGTVMELCQEKRGEFQDMQYLDENRATLVYNLPLTEIVYDFFDRLKSSTKGYASFDYELASYRPSDLVRMDILINGEPVDALSSIVHRDRAYQRGRALCERLKELIPRQLFEVPIQASIGNRVIARETIRAMRKNVLAKCYGGDITRKRKLLEKQREGKKRMKQVGNVEIPQEAFMAVLKME, encoded by the coding sequence TTGGATCCCCGGGACAGACAGAAGAGAATTCGCAACTTTTGCATTATCGCCCATATCGACCATGGCAAATCGACGTTGGCGGACCGGATCTTGGAGTATACCGGTGCCCTAACAGCCCGGGAGATGCACGATCAGGTTCTCGATCAGATGGATCTGGAACGGGAGCGGGGGATCACCATCAAACTTCAGGCGGTCCGTTTGGAATACCGCGCATCTGACGGAGAGGCGTATATTCTGCATCTTATTGATACTCCGGGCCACGTGGATTTCAGCTATGAGGTGTCCCGCAGCCTGGCGGCTTGCGAAGGGGCCCTTTTGGTGGTGGACGCCGCCCAAGGCATCGAAGCCCAGACCCTGGCCAATGTGTATCTGGCCCTGGAAAACGATCTGGAGATCATCCCGGTGATCAACAAGATCGATCTGCCCAGCGCCGAGCCGGAGCGGGTCAAACGGGAGATCGAAGAGGTCATCGGCCTGGATGCCGAAGGCGCGATTCTCGCCTCGGCCAAGGAAGGGATCGGCATTCGGGAGATCCTCGAAGCCATCGTCCACTCCGTCCCGGCTCCCGCAGGAGATCCCGCTGCGCCTTTGCAGGCGCTGATTTTTGACTCCCACTATGACTCCTATAAAGGGGTTATCATTTACGTCCGGGTGGTGAATGGAACGCTGCGCCCGGGGATGAAGATCCGGATGATGGCCACAGGGGCGGAATTCGAAGTGGCCGAGGTGGGAACTTTCCGGCCGAAGATGACATCGGTCCCGGAGTTGTCCGTGGGGGACGTGGGTTTCGTCGCCGCGGCCATCAAGAACGTGCGGGACACCCGGGTGGGGGATACGGTCACCGACGCCCTGCGGCCGGCCCGCGAGCCTTTGCCGGGATATCGCAAAGTCCACCCCATGGTGTTCTGCGGGCTGTACCCGGTGGACTCGAATGATTACCAAGATCTGCGGGAGGCCTTGGAGAAGCTGGAGCTGAACGATGCCTCCCTCAGCTATGAACCCGAAACCTCCGGGGCTTTGGGCTTCGGGTTCCGGTGCGGGTTTCTCGGTTTGCTTCACATGGAAATCGTCCAGGAGCGGCTGGAGCGGGAATACGGGCTCCAACTCATCACCACGGCACCCAGTGTGATCTACCATGTGTACACCACCGCCGGGGAGATGATCCCTGTGGACAATCCCAGCCGGATGCCGGATGCGTCGCGAATTGAGCGCATTGAGGAGCCCTATGTAAAAGCTTCGGTTATCGTCCCCAAAGACTATGTCGGGACGGTGATGGAGCTGTGCCAGGAAAAACGCGGAGAGTTCCAGGACATGCAATATTTGGACGAGAATCGTGCGACCTTGGTGTACAATCTTCCGCTGACGGAAATCGTCTACGATTTTTTTGATCGTCTCAAATCGAGCACCAAAGGGTATGCGTCCTTTGACTATGAACTGGCCAGTTATCGACCCTCTGACCTGGTGCGCATGGATATCCTGATCAACGGAGAGCCGGTGGACGCGCTGTCGTCCATCGTCCACCGGGACCGGGCTTACCAACGGGGCAGGGCGCTGTGCGAGCGATTGAAAGAGTTGATCCCACGGCAATTGTTCGAAGTGCCGATCCAGGCTTCCATTGGCAATCGGGTCATCGCCCGGGAAACTATCCGGGCCATGCGCAAGAACGTGTTGGCCAAATGTTACGGAGGCGACATTACCCGCAAGCGCAAGCTGCTGGAGAAACAACGGGAAGGTAAAAAGCGGATGAAGCAAGTGGGAAACGTGGAGATTCCCCAAGAGGCGTTCATGGCAGTGCTCAAAATGGAATGA